The Bryobacteraceae bacterium genome includes a window with the following:
- the fusA gene encoding elongation factor G has protein sequence MKIYESTDVRNVALVGHGNSGKTSLVAAMLYTAGATNRLTRVDEGNTVTDYDDEEIARKITISTSLAAVEWNKKKLNLFDTPGFSLFTYDAKISMGAADSALILVDGVAGVEVVTEKVWEYAEGFQLPRAFFVNKLDRERADFQRVVDNIVEVFGRHAIPVQLPIGAERDFRGIVDLIEMKAFEYTPEGDGKGREIPIPDALKEQAEKAHAALIEMIAEGKDELMERFFEQGTLPPEDIMSGLHDAVKEDRIFPILCGSSLLNIGADLAMNFMLAFCPNPTEHPAIRAMVGDHEEFKAITDKDHVTAYVFKTVADPFAGRLSYFKVCTGVLKNDANLICMRSKSQERLSHLSVPFGKQLLPVNELHAGDIGVVAKLKDVLTGDTLCEKGDSIEYPRVQIPEPSIAYAIAAKSRNDEDRMGNAVARILEEDPGLRFYRDPQTNEFLLAGMGGQHVEITVSRLKRRYNVEVELRAPKIPYRETIRGFADVHGRHKKQTGGHGQFGDCKIKMEPLERGKGFEFVNSIFGGAIPKQFIPAVEKGILEAAAKGYLAGYPVVDFKVTLYDGSYHEVDSSEMAFKIAGRKAFKLAMEQAKPALLEPIMKVEVQAPVEFAGDLMSDLNGRRGRITGMDTKGSTQIIRAQVPMAEMLTYQNDLTSITQGRASYTMEFSHYDFVPQAQAEKIIAAYKAAAAGVAEEEE, from the coding sequence GTGAAGATCTACGAAAGCACCGATGTCCGAAACGTGGCCCTCGTCGGCCACGGCAACAGCGGGAAGACGTCGCTGGTGGCGGCCATGCTGTACACGGCTGGGGCGACGAACCGCCTGACCCGGGTGGACGAGGGCAACACGGTCACCGATTACGACGACGAGGAGATCGCGCGGAAGATCACCATCTCGACGTCGCTGGCGGCGGTGGAGTGGAACAAGAAGAAGCTGAATCTGTTCGACACGCCCGGCTTCAGCCTTTTTACATACGACGCGAAGATCTCGATGGGCGCGGCGGATTCGGCGCTGATCCTGGTGGACGGCGTGGCGGGCGTGGAGGTGGTGACGGAGAAGGTGTGGGAGTACGCCGAAGGGTTCCAGCTGCCGCGGGCGTTTTTCGTCAACAAGCTGGACCGGGAGCGGGCGGACTTCCAGCGCGTGGTGGACAACATCGTGGAGGTGTTCGGGCGGCACGCGATTCCGGTGCAGCTGCCGATCGGGGCGGAGCGGGACTTCCGCGGCATCGTCGATCTGATCGAGATGAAGGCGTTCGAGTACACGCCTGAGGGGGACGGGAAGGGCAGAGAGATTCCGATTCCTGACGCGTTGAAGGAGCAGGCGGAGAAAGCGCACGCGGCTCTGATCGAGATGATCGCCGAGGGCAAGGACGAGCTGATGGAGCGGTTCTTCGAGCAGGGCACGCTGCCTCCGGAAGACATCATGTCCGGCCTGCATGACGCCGTGAAGGAAGACCGGATCTTCCCGATCCTGTGCGGCTCGTCGCTGCTGAACATCGGCGCGGACCTGGCGATGAATTTCATGCTGGCCTTCTGCCCGAATCCGACGGAGCATCCGGCGATCCGCGCGATGGTGGGCGACCACGAAGAGTTCAAGGCGATCACGGACAAGGACCATGTGACGGCGTACGTGTTCAAGACCGTGGCCGATCCGTTCGCCGGGCGGCTGTCGTACTTCAAGGTATGCACCGGCGTGCTGAAGAACGACGCGAACCTGATCTGCATGCGGTCGAAGAGCCAGGAGCGGCTGTCGCACCTGAGCGTGCCGTTCGGCAAGCAGCTGCTGCCGGTGAACGAGCTGCATGCGGGCGACATCGGCGTGGTGGCGAAGCTGAAGGACGTGCTCACCGGCGACACGCTGTGCGAGAAGGGCGACTCGATCGAGTATCCGCGGGTGCAGATCCCGGAGCCCTCCATTGCGTATGCGATTGCCGCCAAGAGCCGCAATGACGAAGACCGCATGGGCAACGCCGTGGCACGGATTCTGGAAGAGGATCCGGGGCTGCGGTTTTATCGCGACCCGCAGACGAACGAGTTCCTGCTGGCAGGCATGGGCGGGCAGCACGTGGAGATCACGGTGAGCCGCCTGAAGCGGCGCTACAACGTCGAAGTGGAGCTGCGGGCGCCCAAGATTCCGTACCGGGAGACGATCCGCGGGTTCGCCGACGTGCACGGGCGCCACAAGAAGCAGACGGGCGGCCACGGGCAGTTCGGCGACTGCAAGATCAAGATGGAGCCGCTGGAGCGCGGCAAGGGGTTCGAGTTCGTCAACTCGATCTTCGGCGGCGCGATTCCGAAGCAGTTCATCCCGGCGGTGGAGAAGGGCATTCTGGAAGCTGCCGCGAAGGGCTATCTGGCGGGCTATCCGGTGGTCGACTTCAAGGTGACGCTGTACGACGGTTCCTACCATGAAGTCGACTCGTCGGAAATGGCCTTCAAGATCGCCGGGCGCAAAGCGTTCAAACTGGCGATGGAGCAGGCCAAGCCGGCGCTGCTGGAGCCGATCATGAAGGTGGAGGTGCAGGCGCCGGTGGAGTTCGCCGGCGACCTGATGTCGGACCTGAACGGGCGGCGCGGGCGCATCACCGGCATGGACACGAAGGGCTCGACGCAGATCATCCGGGCGCAGGTGCCGATGGCGGAGATGCTGACGTATCAGAACGACCTGACGTCGATCACGCAGGGCCGCGCGTCCTACACGATGGAGTTCTCGCACTACGACTTCGTGCCGCAGGCGCAGGCGGAGAAAATCATCGCCGCCTACAAAGCCGCGGCGGCGGGCGTGGCGGAGGAAGAAGAGTAA
- the nfeD gene encoding nodulation protein NfeD: MRAACSVGVLMLCATLSVVASSPPAVSVNFQSVIHPVSVEILRNAIEQAKRQQAPFLLIRLNTPGGLLEATREIIEIIEASPVPVVTFVTPSGGRAASAGFFILLSGDVAAMASGTRTGAASPVTLGEPMDPVMRKKVESDAAAALRSIASRHGRNLQAAEAAVLQAKSFTSEEALKEKLVDLVVRDEQELWARLDGWQVKRADGSTAVLKTAGVALQPYELTLREKVVQALADPNLAFLILVAGGLLLYIEFTQPGMILPGVSGAILLVLGLLALSVLPINFAAVGLLVLAVVLFVLEAKIVSHGILAAGGVVSMVLGAVLLVEGPPELRIHWATALAVSIPFGIITVFLLSLVIRARLRPPATGVESLAGEVGVAQTALDPTGTVFLRGEYWTATADEPVEAGARVRVVAVEGLRLRVKRAL, from the coding sequence ATGCGTGCTGCATGCTCCGTTGGCGTGCTGATGCTGTGCGCCACCCTGTCCGTGGTTGCTTCCAGTCCTCCTGCGGTTTCCGTCAATTTCCAGTCCGTCATCCATCCGGTTTCCGTTGAAATCCTGCGCAACGCGATAGAACAGGCCAAACGGCAGCAGGCGCCGTTTCTGCTCATCCGGCTGAACACGCCCGGCGGCCTGCTGGAGGCGACGCGCGAGATCATCGAGATCATCGAAGCCTCGCCCGTCCCGGTCGTCACATTCGTGACGCCCTCGGGCGGACGCGCTGCCTCCGCTGGATTCTTCATTCTGCTCAGCGGCGACGTGGCCGCCATGGCCTCGGGCACGCGCACCGGCGCCGCCTCTCCCGTCACGCTGGGCGAGCCGATGGATCCGGTCATGCGCAAGAAGGTGGAAAGCGATGCGGCGGCGGCGCTGCGCAGCATCGCCTCCCGGCACGGGCGCAATCTCCAGGCGGCCGAGGCCGCCGTGCTTCAGGCGAAATCGTTCACCAGCGAGGAGGCGCTCAAAGAAAAGCTCGTCGATCTCGTCGTGCGCGACGAGCAGGAGCTCTGGGCCCGGCTCGATGGATGGCAGGTGAAGCGCGCCGACGGTTCCACCGCCGTTCTCAAGACCGCCGGCGTAGCCCTGCAACCTTACGAACTGACGCTGCGGGAAAAAGTCGTCCAGGCGTTGGCCGATCCAAACCTCGCTTTTCTCATTCTCGTGGCCGGCGGACTGCTGCTGTATATCGAATTCACGCAGCCGGGGATGATCCTGCCCGGCGTCTCGGGCGCCATCCTGCTGGTGCTCGGACTGCTGGCTCTTTCCGTGCTGCCGATCAATTTCGCTGCCGTGGGCCTGCTGGTGCTGGCCGTGGTGCTGTTCGTTCTGGAGGCCAAGATCGTGTCCCATGGAATTCTCGCAGCCGGAGGCGTGGTGTCGATGGTCCTCGGCGCCGTGTTGCTGGTCGAGGGCCCGCCGGAACTCCGCATTCACTGGGCCACCGCGCTCGCGGTGAGCATTCCCTTCGGCATCATCACCGTCTTCCTGCTTTCGCTGGTGATCCGCGCCCGCCTGAGGCCCCCGGCCACGGGCGTGGAATCGCTGGCGGGCGAAGTGGGCGTGGCTCAGACCGCCCTCGATCCTACAGGAACCGTTTTTCTTCGCGGCGAATACTGGACCGCCACGGCCGACGAGCCCGTCGAGGCCGGCGCGCGGGTCCGCGTCGTCGCCGTGGAAGGCTTGCGTCTCAGGGTAAAACGCGCGCTATAA
- a CDS encoding 6-phosphofructokinase codes for MAKRIAILTGGGDVPGLNAVIKQVTYRGCSIGYEVLGIRRGWEGLTHLNMDDPASVSRYTLQLTPLNTRTIDRTGGTFLHSSRTNPARMKSLPEHLKGMSFPTRETEKDGQKMVTYDVTSAVLKNLERLGADTVIAIGGDDTLSYARRLHDEGVKIMAIPKTMDNDVRNTEYCIGFSTAITRADSAIQRQRTTVGSHERIGIFRVFGRDAGFTALYTAYVTNIRCVIPEYKVNLDKLISLLVEDKRNNPSNYSLVILSEGAEWEGYQVKHYGEADAYGHRKKANVGDDLAAEIKARAGEETIVSDLTYDLRSGDPDFVDKLVACTFGNMAMDALEEGKSGLMTGIVNGCFELVEIPDPKLGPRKVDVATMYNTERYRPSYNGKRGLPVFLSKL; via the coding sequence ATGGCCAAGCGAATTGCGATCCTCACCGGCGGCGGCGACGTTCCCGGACTGAACGCCGTCATCAAGCAGGTCACCTATCGCGGCTGCTCGATCGGTTACGAAGTGCTCGGCATCCGCCGCGGATGGGAAGGACTTACCCATCTGAACATGGACGATCCGGCCAGCGTGTCCCGCTACACGCTGCAGCTGACGCCGCTGAACACGCGCACGATCGACCGCACGGGCGGCACATTCCTCCACTCTTCACGGACGAATCCGGCCAGGATGAAGAGCCTGCCCGAGCATCTGAAGGGCATGAGCTTCCCGACGCGGGAGACGGAGAAGGACGGGCAGAAGATGGTCACCTACGACGTGACCAGCGCCGTGCTGAAGAACCTCGAGCGGCTGGGAGCGGACACGGTGATCGCCATCGGCGGCGACGACACGCTGAGCTACGCGCGGCGGTTGCACGATGAAGGCGTGAAGATCATGGCCATCCCGAAGACGATGGACAACGACGTGCGAAACACGGAGTACTGCATCGGCTTCTCGACGGCGATCACGCGCGCCGACTCGGCCATCCAGCGGCAGCGGACGACGGTCGGCTCGCACGAGCGCATCGGCATCTTCCGGGTTTTCGGCCGTGATGCGGGCTTCACGGCGCTCTACACGGCTTACGTCACCAACATCCGCTGCGTGATTCCCGAGTACAAAGTGAACCTCGACAAGCTGATCAGCCTGCTGGTAGAGGACAAGCGGAACAATCCGTCGAACTACTCGCTGGTGATCCTGTCGGAAGGCGCCGAGTGGGAAGGCTATCAGGTGAAGCACTACGGCGAAGCTGACGCCTACGGCCACCGCAAGAAGGCCAATGTGGGCGACGACCTTGCGGCGGAGATCAAGGCGCGCGCAGGCGAGGAGACGATCGTCAGCGACCTGACTTACGACCTGCGCTCGGGCGACCCCGATTTCGTCGACAAGCTGGTGGCCTGCACGTTCGGCAACATGGCCATGGATGCGCTTGAGGAGGGCAAGAGCGGTCTGATGACGGGCATCGTCAATGGCTGCTTCGAGCTGGTGGAGATCCCGGATCCGAAGCTGGGGCCGCGCAAGGTGGACGTGGCGACGATGTACAACACGGAGCGCTACCGGCCCAGCTACAACGGCAAGCGCGGCCTGCCGGTGTTCCTCAGCAAGCTTTGA
- a CDS encoding membrane protein, with translation MLPVPMIVLFILILYLLSAVKILNEYERGVIFRLGRVLPKPKGPGFILVFQPIDRMVRVSLRIETLDVPPQDVVTRDNVTVKVNAVVFFRVVDPQKAVLEVSNYLYATSQLAQTTLRSILGEVELDELLSQREKLNMRLQSVLDQDTDPWGVKVVKVEVKQVDLPDMMVRAIARQAEAERERRAKIIHADGEYAAAEKLAMAAATIQKEPVAIQLRYLQTLIEIGSEKNTTVVFPLPIDIISGVKKVLESGRNEG, from the coding sequence ATGCTGCCTGTCCCGATGATTGTTCTCTTCATCCTCATCCTCTATCTGCTGTCGGCGGTGAAGATCCTCAACGAGTACGAACGCGGCGTCATCTTCCGCCTCGGGCGCGTCCTGCCGAAACCGAAGGGCCCCGGTTTCATCCTGGTCTTCCAGCCCATCGACCGCATGGTCCGTGTCTCGCTCCGCATCGAGACGCTCGACGTGCCGCCGCAGGACGTCGTCACGCGCGACAACGTCACCGTGAAGGTGAACGCCGTCGTCTTCTTCCGCGTCGTCGACCCGCAGAAGGCCGTGCTCGAGGTGTCCAACTATCTCTACGCCACTTCGCAGCTCGCGCAGACGACGCTGCGGAGCATCCTGGGCGAAGTCGAGCTCGACGAGCTGCTCAGCCAGCGCGAAAAACTCAACATGCGCCTGCAGTCCGTGCTCGATCAGGATACGGATCCCTGGGGCGTCAAGGTCGTCAAGGTGGAAGTCAAACAGGTCGACCTGCCTGACATGATGGTCCGCGCCATCGCCCGCCAGGCCGAGGCCGAACGCGAGCGCCGCGCCAAGATCATCCACGCCGATGGCGAGTACGCCGCCGCCGAGAAGCTCGCCATGGCCGCCGCCACCATCCAGAAAGAGCCGGTGGCCATCCAGCTCCGCTACCTGCAGACGCTCATCGAGATCGGCTCGGAAAAGAACACCACGGTGGTCTTTCCCCTGCCCATCGACATCATTTCCGGCGTCAAGAAGGTCCTCGAATCGGGCAGGAACGAGGGCTGA
- a CDS encoding TIGR00300 family protein, with protein sequence MTTKRKTESRPLEEVVEAEGHLIDSHIMEQIFDTVIEYHGRFEVEHFHIGRTNADPSRLRLRVEAPDRASFEKMLSQLHALGCAPVEEQDAAFARVERDRCAPEDFYSTTNHRTLVRRGGAWHEVQNQRMDAVIVWQDGKPWARRLRDIRAGDEIVVGMRGIRVIPESKERDRLAFAFMSNGISSERQVETAVRQTAALIRSVLDAGQKVVVVAGPVVIHTGGAKPLASLIRKGYVSALLAGNALGVHDIESALFGTSLGVRLADGRQEEHGHRNHMRAINRIYHAGSVKEAVQQGVLKKGVLYECVTQGVPFVLAGSLRDDGPLPETITDMNAAQDAYAEQLRGAGLVLCLGSMLHSIATGNMLPGWVKTVCVDINPAVVTKLGDRGTGQAVGVVTDAGVFLEQLDRHLPENRREENR encoded by the coding sequence ATGACGACGAAACGAAAGACCGAATCACGCCCCCTTGAGGAAGTCGTGGAGGCCGAAGGCCACCTGATCGACTCGCACATCATGGAGCAGATCTTCGACACCGTGATCGAATATCACGGAAGGTTCGAGGTCGAGCACTTTCATATCGGACGGACCAACGCGGACCCGTCGCGGCTGCGGCTGCGGGTGGAGGCGCCGGACCGGGCGTCGTTCGAGAAAATGCTCAGCCAGCTCCATGCGCTCGGGTGCGCGCCGGTCGAGGAGCAGGACGCCGCGTTCGCGCGCGTGGAGCGCGACCGCTGCGCGCCCGAGGATTTCTACTCGACGACGAATCACCGCACGCTGGTGCGGCGCGGCGGCGCCTGGCACGAAGTGCAGAACCAGCGGATGGACGCGGTGATCGTGTGGCAGGACGGCAAGCCGTGGGCGCGGCGGCTGCGCGACATCCGCGCCGGCGACGAGATCGTGGTGGGCATGCGCGGCATCCGCGTGATTCCGGAATCCAAGGAACGCGACCGCCTGGCGTTCGCCTTCATGTCGAACGGCATTTCGAGCGAGCGCCAGGTGGAAACGGCGGTGCGCCAGACGGCGGCGCTGATCCGCAGCGTCCTTGATGCAGGCCAGAAGGTCGTGGTGGTGGCCGGGCCGGTGGTGATCCACACGGGGGGCGCAAAGCCGCTGGCGTCCCTGATCCGCAAGGGGTACGTGAGCGCGCTGCTCGCAGGCAATGCGCTGGGGGTGCATGACATCGAGTCGGCGCTGTTCGGGACGTCGCTTGGCGTGCGGCTCGCCGACGGGCGGCAGGAAGAGCACGGCCACCGCAATCACATGCGCGCCATCAACCGGATTTATCACGCAGGCTCCGTGAAAGAGGCCGTGCAGCAGGGCGTGCTGAAGAAGGGCGTCCTGTATGAGTGCGTGACGCAGGGCGTTCCGTTCGTGCTGGCCGGCAGCCTGCGGGACGACGGGCCGCTGCCGGAGACGATCACCGACATGAACGCCGCACAGGACGCTTACGCGGAGCAGCTGCGCGGCGCGGGGCTGGTGTTGTGCCTGGGCTCGATGCTGCACTCGATCGCCACGGGCAACATGCTGCCCGGGTGGGTGAAGACCGTGTGCGTGGACATCAATCCGGCCGTCGTGACCAAGCTGGGCGACCGGGGCACGGGACAGGCCGTGGGCGTGGTGACCGACGCGGGCGTGTTTCTCGAGCAGCTCGACCGTCACCTGCCGGAAAACCGCCGCGAGGAGAACCGCTGA
- a CDS encoding thioredoxin family protein yields the protein MALTESTMKELGSALPQFTLPDVVSGRMVSPADYADRKALLVMFICRHCPYVKHVEQELARIGRDYADKPLGIIAISSNDAVQYPDDAPESLKEQALQLGFVFPYCFDETQEVARAFQAACTPDFFLYDAERKLVYRGQLDDSRPGNGKPVTGRDLRTAIDAVLEGRPVATDQRPSAGCNIKWKAAR from the coding sequence ATGGCGCTGACCGAATCAACGATGAAAGAGCTGGGCTCCGCCCTGCCCCAGTTCACGCTCCCCGATGTGGTTTCCGGCCGGATGGTTTCGCCCGCGGACTACGCGGACCGCAAGGCGCTGCTGGTCATGTTCATCTGCCGCCACTGCCCGTACGTGAAGCACGTCGAGCAGGAACTGGCCCGCATCGGCCGCGATTACGCGGACAAGCCTCTCGGCATCATCGCCATCTCCTCCAACGACGCCGTCCAGTACCCCGATGACGCGCCGGAAAGCCTGAAGGAACAGGCCCTGCAGCTCGGCTTCGTCTTCCCGTACTGCTTCGATGAAACGCAGGAAGTGGCCCGCGCCTTCCAGGCCGCCTGCACGCCGGACTTCTTCCTGTACGATGCGGAGCGCAAGCTCGTCTACCGCGGCCAGCTCGATGACAGCCGCCCGGGCAACGGAAAGCCGGTCACGGGACGCGACCTGCGCACCGCCATCGACGCTGTTCTGGAAGGCAGGCCCGTCGCCACGGATCAGCGTCCCAGCGCCGGCTGCAACATCAAATGGAAAGCAGCGCGCTGA
- the queF gene encoding NADPH-dependent 7-cyano-7-deazaguanine reductase, translating into MPKQKTQKLYTDEHAASGVAAPLPEIECWPNQFPQRDYWIEISSPEFTSVCPRTGLPDHGTITIRYVPDRLCLELKSLKMYLLAYRNMGIFQENAVNRILDDCVKACRPREMTVTGEFTPRGGVYSTITADYVRGRTRRR; encoded by the coding sequence ATGCCGAAACAGAAAACGCAGAAATTGTATACCGATGAACACGCTGCTTCGGGAGTCGCCGCGCCGCTGCCGGAGATCGAGTGCTGGCCGAACCAGTTTCCGCAGCGCGATTACTGGATCGAGATCAGCTCTCCCGAATTCACGAGCGTCTGCCCGCGCACGGGGCTGCCGGATCACGGCACGATCACGATCCGCTATGTTCCCGACAGGCTGTGCCTGGAGCTGAAATCGCTGAAGATGTACCTGCTCGCCTACCGCAACATGGGCATCTTCCAGGAGAACGCCGTGAACCGCATTCTCGACGACTGCGTGAAAGCGTGCCGTCCGCGGGAGATGACGGTGACGGGAGAGTTCACGCCGCGCGGGGGCGTGTATTCAACGATCACGGCTGATTATGTCCGCGGCCGGACGCGCAGGCGGTAG
- the tnaA gene encoding tryptophanase, whose amino-acid sequence MKTIIEPFRIKSVEPLRHTTREERQEVLRQAGYNLFLVPAAEILIDLLTDSGTSAMSTEQWAAMMRGDESYAGSESYFRLKRVVENLTGFRHVIPTHQGRAAERILFTCLCKPGHVVPNNTHFDTTRANIEFTGAEAVDLPLPEAADTQAPLPFKGGMDVAALERLIEERGRGRIPLIMLTVTNNSGGGQPVSMANIEAVSRVARGHGIPFYIDACRFAENAWFIREREPGYHDWSPFDIARKMFSLADGCTFSAKKDAFANIGGLLCTNDDALARQEKDLLILTEGFPTYGGLAGRDLEAIAVGLQEVLDPDYLRYRIASTTYLGRHLASGGVPIVEPPGGHAIYIDAGRMLPHIPRHQFPGQSLAVELFLHAGIRSVEIGSVMFGEHARNELLRLAIPRRVYTQSHIDYVVEAILEVNARKHELRGYRIVEQPEFLRHFSCRFEPL is encoded by the coding sequence ATGAAGACCATCATCGAGCCGTTCCGCATCAAGAGCGTCGAGCCGCTGCGCCACACGACCCGCGAAGAGCGCCAGGAGGTCCTCCGCCAGGCGGGCTACAACCTGTTCCTCGTGCCCGCCGCCGAGATCCTGATCGACCTCCTCACCGACTCCGGCACCTCTGCCATGTCCACCGAGCAGTGGGCTGCCATGATGCGCGGCGACGAGTCCTACGCCGGCAGCGAATCCTACTTCCGCCTCAAACGCGTCGTCGAGAACCTCACCGGCTTCCGCCACGTCATCCCCACGCATCAGGGGCGCGCCGCCGAGCGCATCCTCTTTACCTGCCTCTGCAAGCCCGGCCACGTCGTCCCGAACAACACCCACTTCGACACCACCCGCGCCAACATCGAATTCACTGGCGCCGAAGCCGTCGATCTCCCTCTCCCGGAAGCCGCAGACACCCAGGCGCCGCTCCCATTCAAAGGCGGCATGGACGTTGCCGCGCTCGAGCGGCTCATCGAAGAGCGCGGCCGCGGGCGAATCCCCCTCATCATGCTCACCGTCACCAACAACAGCGGCGGGGGCCAGCCTGTTTCCATGGCCAACATCGAGGCCGTCAGCCGCGTCGCCCGCGGCCACGGAATCCCGTTCTACATCGACGCCTGCCGCTTCGCCGAAAACGCCTGGTTCATCCGCGAGCGCGAGCCCGGCTACCACGACTGGTCCCCGTTCGACATCGCCCGCAAGATGTTTTCCCTCGCCGACGGCTGCACCTTCTCGGCCAAGAAAGACGCCTTCGCCAACATCGGCGGCCTGCTCTGCACCAACGATGACGCGCTCGCCCGTCAGGAAAAGGACCTGCTCATCCTCACCGAAGGCTTCCCGACCTACGGCGGCCTTGCCGGCCGCGATCTGGAAGCCATCGCCGTCGGTCTCCAGGAAGTGCTCGACCCCGATTACCTCCGCTACCGGATTGCCTCCACCACATACCTCGGCCGTCACCTCGCTTCAGGCGGCGTGCCCATCGTCGAGCCGCCCGGCGGCCATGCCATCTACATCGACGCCGGCCGCATGCTGCCCCACATCCCGCGCCACCAGTTCCCCGGCCAGTCTCTCGCTGTGGAGCTCTTCCTCCACGCCGGCATCCGCAGCGTCGAGATCGGCTCCGTGATGTTCGGCGAGCACGCCCGCAACGAACTCCTCCGCCTCGCCATCCCGCGCCGCGTCTATACCCAGAGCCACATTGATTACGTCGTCGAAGCCATCCTTGAGGTCAACGCCCGCAAACACGAACTGCGCGGCTACCGCATCGTCGAACAGCCGGAGTTCCTCCGCCACTTCTCCTGCCGCTTCGAGCCTCTCTGA
- a CDS encoding AmmeMemoRadiSam system radical SAM enzyme translates to MTLAEELARHVRESPLAEPLGDGRVRCLACGHRCPIFPGLPGVCKVRFNEGGRLMAPHGYVNALHVDPIEKKPFFHALPGARALSFGMLGCDLHCDYCQNWLSSQALRDPRADVYFQPVSAREIVQQALLTGSQCVVSTYNEPLITAEWAAEVFREARRHGLVTGFVSNGNATPEVLDYLRPWLDLFKVDLKSFRDANYRKLGGRLEPILESIRRIHAMGFWLEVVTLVVPGFNDSDEELREIAEFLASVSVDIPWHATAFHPDYRMTGPRPTSAGDLLRAVEAGRRAGLRYVYAGNLPGRMGDLESTRCWQCGAAVVERHGFRVLANRLRPGGVCPQCGARIAGFWEPPARKAEKEAS, encoded by the coding sequence ATGACGCTGGCAGAGGAACTTGCGCGGCATGTCCGGGAGTCGCCGCTGGCCGAGCCTTTGGGGGACGGCCGAGTCCGGTGCCTGGCCTGCGGGCACCGGTGCCCGATTTTTCCCGGATTGCCGGGCGTGTGCAAGGTGCGCTTCAACGAGGGCGGGCGGCTGATGGCGCCGCACGGCTATGTGAACGCGCTGCACGTGGATCCGATCGAAAAGAAGCCGTTTTTCCACGCCCTGCCCGGGGCGCGGGCGCTGAGCTTCGGCATGCTGGGCTGCGACCTGCACTGCGATTACTGCCAGAACTGGCTGAGCTCGCAGGCGCTGCGGGATCCGCGCGCCGATGTGTATTTCCAGCCGGTGAGCGCGCGCGAGATCGTGCAGCAGGCGCTGCTGACGGGCTCGCAGTGCGTGGTGAGCACGTACAACGAGCCGCTGATCACGGCGGAGTGGGCGGCGGAGGTGTTCCGCGAGGCGCGGCGGCACGGGCTTGTGACGGGCTTCGTCTCCAACGGCAACGCCACGCCCGAGGTGCTTGACTATCTGAGGCCGTGGCTCGACCTGTTCAAGGTGGATCTGAAGTCGTTCCGGGACGCGAACTACCGCAAGCTGGGCGGGCGGCTCGAGCCGATACTGGAATCGATCCGGCGGATCCATGCCATGGGGTTCTGGCTGGAAGTGGTGACGCTGGTGGTGCCGGGCTTCAATGATTCGGATGAAGAGCTCAGGGAAATCGCGGAGTTTCTGGCGTCGGTTTCCGTGGACATCCCGTGGCATGCGACCGCCTTCCACCCGGACTACAGGATGACGGGCCCGCGGCCAACATCGGCCGGCGACCTGCTGCGGGCGGTCGAGGCGGGACGGCGAGCCGGGCTGCGGTATGTGTATGCGGGGAACCTGCCCGGCCGGATGGGAGACCTGGAGAGCACGCGCTGCTGGCAGTGCGGCGCGGCGGTGGTGGAGCGGCACGGGTTCCGGGTTCTGGCCAACCGGCTCCGGCCGGGCGGGGTGTGCCCGCAGTGCGGGGCGCGGATCGCGGGATTCTGGGAACCCCCGGCGCGGAAGGCGGAGAAGGAGGCTTCATGA